From Chaetodon trifascialis isolate fChaTrf1 chromosome 1, fChaTrf1.hap1, whole genome shotgun sequence, one genomic window encodes:
- the trappc2l gene encoding trafficking protein particle complex subunit 2-like protein: MAVCIAVIAKENYPLYIRSVPTQNELKFHYTVHTSLDVVEEKISAVGKSLGDQRELYLGLLYPTEDYKVYGYVTNSKVKFVIVVDSSNTSLRDNEIRSMFRKIHNSFTDVMCNPFHNPGDPIQSKAFDGIVSGMMVQTG; the protein is encoded by the exons ATGGCGGTGTGCATAGCGGTGATCGCGAAAGAG AACTACCCGCTGTACATCCGCAGCGTGCCCACTCAAAATGAGCTGAAGTTTCACTACACAGTGCACACGTCTCTGGATGTTGTGGAGGAGAAGATCTCAGCAGTGGGCAAATCTTTGGGAGACCAGAGAGAGCTCTACCTGGGTCTGCTCTATCCCACTGAAGACTACAAAGT ATATGGGTATGTAACCAACTCCAAGGTGaagtttgtcattgttgtggACTCTTCAAATACATCTTTACGAGACAATGAAATTAGAAGT ATGTTCAGAAAAATACACAACTCTTTCACCGACGTAATGTGCAACCCATTCCACAATCCCGGGGACCCCATTCAGTCCAA GGCTTTTGATGGCATTGTATCTGGGATGATGGTGCAAACTGGCTGA